The following proteins are co-located in the Pedobacter sp. FW305-3-2-15-E-R2A2 genome:
- the eno gene encoding phosphopyruvate hydratase, which produces MSLIIDVHARQILDSRGNPTIEVDVMTENGVLGRAAVPSGASTGIHEAVELRDNDKSVYMGKGVLKAVANVNDKIADELRGIDVFEQNAIDSLLIKLDGTENKGNLGANAILGVSLAVAKAAAQESRQPLYRYIGGVNANILPIPMMNIVNGGSHSDAPIAFQEFMIMPVGASSFSEALRWGTEVFHNLKAILHSRGLSTAVGDEGGFAPNFEGTEDAVETIIQAIEKAGYKAGEQIYIAFDCAASEFYKDGKYDYTKFEGDKGAIRTSEEQAEYLAQLSAKYPIISIEDGMGEDDWAGWKLLTEKIGDHVQLVGDDLFVTNVKRLQRGIDTDTANSILVKVNQIGSLTETINAVSLAQNNGYTSVMSHRSGETEDTTIADLAVALNCGQIKTGSASRSDRIAKYNQLLRIEEELGSAARFIGKDFKFLKKK; this is translated from the coding sequence ATGAGTTTAATAATTGATGTTCACGCCAGACAAATCCTTGATTCAAGAGGAAACCCTACTATTGAAGTAGATGTAATGACAGAAAATGGTGTTCTTGGTCGTGCTGCTGTGCCTTCCGGCGCTTCAACAGGTATCCATGAGGCTGTAGAGCTTCGTGATAATGATAAATCTGTATACATGGGTAAAGGTGTCTTAAAGGCCGTTGCCAATGTAAATGATAAAATTGCAGATGAATTGAGAGGTATTGATGTATTTGAACAAAATGCAATTGATAGCTTACTGATCAAGCTTGACGGAACAGAAAATAAAGGAAACCTTGGTGCCAATGCAATATTAGGTGTTTCTTTAGCCGTTGCTAAAGCTGCAGCTCAGGAAAGCCGTCAGCCTTTATACCGTTATATCGGAGGTGTTAATGCAAACATCCTTCCTATCCCGATGATGAACATTGTAAACGGTGGCTCTCACTCTGATGCGCCTATCGCTTTCCAGGAATTCATGATCATGCCGGTTGGTGCTTCTTCTTTCTCTGAAGCATTAAGATGGGGAACAGAAGTATTCCATAACCTGAAAGCTATTTTACACAGCAGAGGCCTTTCTACTGCTGTAGGCGATGAAGGTGGTTTTGCGCCAAATTTTGAAGGTACAGAAGATGCAGTGGAAACCATCATTCAGGCGATTGAAAAAGCAGGTTACAAAGCAGGTGAGCAAATCTATATTGCATTTGACTGTGCTGCGTCTGAGTTCTACAAAGACGGTAAATATGATTACACTAAATTTGAAGGCGACAAAGGTGCGATCCGTACCAGCGAAGAACAAGCAGAATACCTTGCTCAATTGTCGGCAAAATATCCAATCATCTCTATTGAAGATGGTATGGGCGAAGATGACTGGGCTGGCTGGAAATTGTTAACTGAGAAAATCGGTGACCATGTTCAGTTGGTTGGTGATGATTTATTCGTAACTAATGTAAAACGTCTGCAAAGAGGTATTGATACCGACACTGCAAACTCCATCTTAGTAAAAGTAAATCAGATCGGTTCATTAACTGAGACCATTAACGCAGTAAGTTTGGCACAAAATAACGGCTATACTTCTGTAATGAGCCACAGAAGTGGAGAAACTGAAGATACTACGATTGCAGATTTAGCAGTAGCTTTAAACTGCGGTCAGATCAAAACAGGTTCAGCTTCACGTTCTGACAGGATCGCGAAATACAACCAATTGTTACGTATTGAAGAAGAACTAGGTTCTGCAGCACGTTTTATTGGTAAAGATTTCAAATTTTTGAAGAAAAAATAA
- the aqpZ gene encoding aquaporin Z produces MKKLVAEFIGTFWLVLGGCGSAVLACNYPGAGIGFAGVALAFGLTVVTIAYALGHISGAHLNPAVSIGLWIGGRFDGKELIPYIISQVLGGIAAAGVLYVIATGNGSSIGGFATNGYGDLSPGKYSMTAALVTEVVMTFIFLLIILGATDERAPKGFAGLAIGLGLTLIHLISIPVTNTSVNPARSTSQALFVGGDAVGQLWLFWVAPIAGAILAGLVYKAVFAAKPQTA; encoded by the coding sequence ATGAAAAAACTTGTAGCAGAATTTATCGGAACATTTTGGCTGGTTCTTGGCGGTTGCGGAAGCGCTGTTCTGGCTTGTAATTATCCCGGAGCAGGAATCGGCTTTGCCGGAGTAGCCCTTGCATTTGGATTAACAGTAGTCACCATCGCGTATGCATTGGGACACATCTCAGGCGCGCATCTTAACCCAGCCGTTTCAATTGGGTTATGGATTGGCGGACGTTTCGACGGAAAAGAACTGATTCCTTACATCATATCACAGGTTTTGGGCGGAATTGCTGCTGCAGGTGTACTATATGTCATCGCAACCGGTAACGGAAGTTCCATTGGCGGATTTGCCACGAACGGCTACGGCGACCTCTCCCCTGGTAAATACAGCATGACCGCAGCTTTAGTAACAGAAGTAGTCATGACCTTTATTTTTCTGTTGATCATTTTAGGCGCTACAGACGAAAGAGCACCGAAAGGCTTTGCAGGTTTAGCTATCGGCTTAGGATTAACATTGATCCACCTGATCAGTATTCCGGTAACCAATACTTCTGTGAACCCTGCAAGAAGCACAAGTCAGGCTTTATTTGTTGGTGGCGATGCAGTAGGCCAGTTATGGCTGTTCTGGGTTGCCCCGATCGCCGGTGCAATTTTAGCAGGATTGGTATATAAAGCAGTTTTTGCCGCTAAACCACAGACCGCATAG
- a CDS encoding trimeric intracellular cation channel family protein, with protein sequence MEISTMQTIETLGTVAFSISGSFAAMQRRLDPFGVLIIAFVTSIGGGTVRDLLIGDTPVAWMRDVNYCLLILLTSLATIFFKTHIKKFKVTLFLFDSAGLGLFTMLGIQKGIMFGLSPGICVALGTITGCFGGVIRDTFLNTIPLIFRKEIYATACILGGILYFTLKHFNLKEDVANISVIAFIFVFRIVVVKYKLTLPKFGY encoded by the coding sequence ATGGAAATCAGCACCATGCAAACCATTGAAACATTAGGGACGGTTGCCTTCTCGATCTCGGGCTCATTTGCTGCTATGCAAAGAAGACTGGATCCTTTTGGGGTTCTGATCATTGCATTTGTGACTTCCATTGGCGGGGGGACGGTAAGGGATTTGCTCATCGGAGATACCCCGGTAGCCTGGATGCGGGATGTAAATTATTGTTTGCTCATCCTGCTCACCTCTCTGGCCACGATATTCTTTAAAACTCATATCAAAAAATTTAAAGTCACCCTATTTCTGTTTGACTCCGCGGGGTTGGGCTTATTTACCATGTTGGGAATTCAGAAGGGAATTATGTTTGGACTTAGTCCGGGCATCTGTGTGGCACTTGGTACGATTACCGGATGTTTCGGTGGGGTCATCAGAGATACGTTCTTAAACACGATCCCATTGATTTTTAGAAAGGAGATATATGCCACTGCCTGCATCCTGGGAGGAATTCTCTATTTTACACTTAAACATTTCAACCTAAAAGAAGATGTGGCCAATATCTCGGTCATCGCTTTCATTTTTGTTTTCAGAATAGTCGTGGTAAAATATAAGCTGACGCTTCCTAAATTCGGATATTAG
- a CDS encoding septum formation initiator family protein: protein MERLLELIRNKYFLSVAAFIVWMLFFDKNDMLSQYEFRSEVNKLQEEKDFYERETATVKKDLNELNTNLNTAEKFAREKYFMKRDNEDVFVIIKEAPKD, encoded by the coding sequence ATGGAACGTTTGCTGGAACTGATACGCAATAAATACTTTCTGTCTGTGGCAGCCTTCATCGTATGGATGTTGTTTTTTGATAAGAATGATATGCTGTCTCAATACGAATTCCGCTCTGAGGTGAATAAACTTCAGGAAGAAAAGGATTTTTATGAAAGGGAAACGGCTACCGTAAAAAAGGATTTAAACGAGCTGAACACCAATCTGAATACGGCAGAGAAATTTGCCCGTGAAAAGTATTTCATGAAAAGAGACAATGAGGACGTTTTCGTGATCATTAAAGAGGCTCCTAAAGACTAA
- a CDS encoding ABC transporter ATP-binding protein gives MDKPNAIISVRNLVKKYDDFTAVQGISFDVYQNEIFGLLGPNGAGKTTTLEIIETLREKTSGEIIVDGHSVDKDASKIKRIIGVQLQAAGYYPNLNLVELMELFSGLYGVDIKPMEMLEKVNLQDKAKAKYKALSGGQKQRFSIATTLINSPKIIFLDEPTTGLDPQARRNLWDLIIDIRNNGTTVVLTTHYMDEAEQLCDRVAFVERGEIIALDTPDNLIDKLISSGFERKKEVKKANLEDVFINLTGKEWREDN, from the coding sequence ATGGACAAACCCAATGCCATTATCAGTGTAAGGAACCTCGTTAAAAAATACGACGACTTTACCGCAGTACAAGGCATCAGCTTTGATGTATATCAAAACGAAATCTTCGGCCTCCTTGGCCCGAACGGAGCAGGAAAAACCACCACTTTAGAAATCATTGAAACCCTTCGTGAGAAAACCTCCGGAGAGATTATTGTAGATGGACATTCCGTAGATAAAGATGCCAGCAAAATCAAAAGAATCATCGGTGTACAGCTTCAGGCAGCAGGTTATTACCCAAACCTCAACCTGGTAGAGCTGATGGAATTGTTCTCCGGCCTGTATGGCGTAGACATCAAGCCGATGGAAATGCTGGAAAAAGTAAACCTTCAGGACAAGGCCAAAGCGAAATATAAAGCCCTTTCCGGCGGACAAAAACAACGTTTCTCCATCGCCACCACCCTTATCAATTCTCCAAAGATCATTTTCCTGGATGAACCGACTACCGGACTTGATCCGCAGGCACGCCGGAACCTGTGGGACCTGATCATCGACATCAGAAATAACGGAACAACAGTAGTGCTCACTACCCACTATATGGATGAGGCAGAGCAGCTATGTGACCGCGTTGCCTTTGTGGAACGTGGAGAAATCATTGCACTGGACACTCCGGATAATTTAATCGACAAGCTGATCAGCAGCGGTTTCGAGCGGAAGAAAGAAGTTAAGAAAGCCAATCTGGAAGATGTTTTCATCAACCTGACTGGAAAAGAGTGGAGAGAAGACAATTAA
- the panB gene encoding 3-methyl-2-oxobutanoate hydroxymethyltransferase, translating into MSVNKEVKRITTHILQAMKQRGEKIAMLTAYDYSMATILDDAGLDVLLVGDSASNVMAGHETTLPITLDQMIYHAQSVVRGASRALVVVDLPFGSYQGNSKEALNSAIRIMKESGAHAVKMEGGTEIVESVQRIITAGIPVMGHLGLTPQSIYKFGTYTVRAKDEAEADKLKTDAKALQEAGCFAVVLEKIPAKLGKEVSEFLDIPTIGIGAGPDCDGQVLVVNDMIGLTKGFKPRFLRQYVNLYDGILNAAQSYIKDVKSNDFPNEKEQY; encoded by the coding sequence ATGTCTGTAAATAAAGAAGTAAAACGGATAACTACCCATATTTTGCAAGCAATGAAGCAACGTGGTGAAAAGATCGCGATGCTAACTGCTTATGACTATTCTATGGCCACCATCCTTGATGATGCCGGCTTAGATGTATTATTGGTTGGAGACTCCGCTTCCAATGTTATGGCGGGACATGAAACGACCTTGCCGATCACGCTGGATCAAATGATCTATCATGCACAATCTGTGGTAAGGGGGGCTTCCCGTGCTTTAGTCGTAGTTGACCTTCCTTTCGGATCGTACCAGGGAAACTCTAAAGAAGCATTGAACTCTGCAATCCGCATCATGAAAGAATCCGGAGCACATGCGGTGAAAATGGAAGGTGGAACAGAAATCGTGGAATCTGTACAAAGAATCATCACTGCCGGAATTCCTGTTATGGGACATCTGGGCCTGACTCCTCAGTCTATTTATAAATTCGGAACGTATACCGTAAGGGCAAAAGACGAAGCTGAAGCTGATAAACTAAAAACTGACGCAAAAGCATTACAGGAAGCAGGATGTTTTGCAGTCGTATTGGAAAAGATTCCGGCAAAACTGGGTAAGGAAGTTTCCGAATTCCTTGATATTCCTACTATAGGAATTGGTGCAGGCCCGGATTGCGATGGCCAGGTATTGGTTGTAAATGACATGATTGGTTTAACAAAAGGATTCAAACCACGGTTCTTACGTCAGTATGTAAACCTGTACGATGGCATTTTAAATGCAGCACAGTCTTATATTAAAGATGTGAAATCAAATGATTTCCCTAACGAAAAAGAGCAATATTAA
- the carA gene encoding glutamine-hydrolyzing carbamoyl-phosphate synthase small subunit: MTNYTKLPAILLLADGTVYYGKAAGKIGTTTGEICFNTGMTGYQEIFTDPSYFGQIMVTTNAHIGNYGIHREEIESDSIKIAGLVCKNYNIGFSRKEASESIQDYFQNENIVGISDIDTRALVRHIRHKGAMNAIISSEITDLEELKAKLAEVPSMDGLELSSQVSTKAAYFYGSPDATYKIAALDLGIKKNILRNFDDRDIYVQVFPAKTSFEEMDKWGADGYFISNGPGDPSAMPYAIETVKQVLAADKPLFGICLGHQLLAEANGIGTMKMFNGHRGLNHPVKNIIKDHCEVTSQNHGFGVVPEEVRSSDKVEITHINLNDQSIEGIRVKGKKAFSVQYHPESSPGPHDSRYLFDDFIEMIKGELAW; this comes from the coding sequence ATGACTAACTACACCAAGTTACCTGCAATCTTGTTATTGGCTGATGGCACCGTTTACTACGGAAAAGCTGCGGGAAAAATCGGCACAACTACCGGAGAGATCTGTTTCAACACCGGAATGACAGGATATCAGGAAATTTTCACTGATCCTTCTTACTTCGGACAGATCATGGTCACCACCAATGCACATATTGGGAATTATGGAATCCATAGAGAAGAAATAGAATCTGACAGCATCAAAATTGCAGGTCTGGTTTGTAAAAATTACAACATCGGATTTAGCCGTAAAGAAGCTTCTGAATCTATTCAGGACTATTTTCAAAATGAAAACATTGTAGGAATTTCTGACATTGACACCCGTGCTTTGGTGCGTCATATCAGACATAAAGGAGCAATGAATGCCATTATCTCTTCCGAAATCACTGATCTTGAAGAACTGAAAGCTAAATTAGCAGAAGTTCCATCTATGGACGGGCTGGAATTGTCTTCTCAGGTATCTACAAAAGCCGCTTATTTCTATGGTTCTCCTGATGCAACTTATAAAATTGCAGCTTTAGACCTTGGAATTAAAAAGAACATCCTTCGCAACTTCGACGACAGAGACATCTATGTACAGGTATTCCCGGCTAAAACAAGCTTTGAAGAAATGGACAAATGGGGTGCTGACGGTTACTTTATCTCTAATGGCCCCGGTGATCCATCGGCAATGCCTTATGCAATTGAGACGGTTAAACAAGTCTTGGCTGCGGATAAACCATTGTTTGGAATTTGCTTAGGTCACCAGTTACTGGCAGAAGCGAACGGTATTGGAACGATGAAAATGTTTAACGGACACAGAGGTTTAAACCATCCGGTAAAAAACATCATCAAAGATCACTGCGAAGTAACTTCACAAAACCACGGTTTTGGTGTTGTTCCGGAAGAAGTAAGAAGTTCTGACAAAGTAGAGATTACCCACATCAACCTGAATGACCAAAGTATTGAGGGCATCAGGGTAAAAGGTAAAAAAGCATTCTCTGTACAATATCACCCGGAGTCTTCTCCAGGCCCACACGATTCACGTTACCTGTTTGATGATTTCATTGAGATGATCAAAGGCGAACTCGCCTGGTAA
- a CDS encoding trypsin-like serine protease, which produces MKYKINAKQLIKFFLLGIVTTVFVYSCKKADETDEKVQIKKKKEAIIGGNPIPITRVPYQVRINIPNASGGGVILSKDWIVTAAHVVYGLSASQVNVVSGTTDVTLNSAGRQERTADQIIIHNDYSPSGTLNDIALIHLSAPLTLNESTASIAYATNENIDITNTTGAYVSGWGVIADNPGSNPDTRTNVLFGVGVFLSNVEQKLLYTQPYDNSIQQGPCFGDSGGPLATSLKYDGKEHVLIGIVNGWGNCNIGAKGYARISYFAPWILEKTGIPVTYFSKGLSGYFSKNDCPSNFIPQQNKVFYSISPAEFQSTVSQADANAQALSALNSRGQAYANQFSCGVIYNLTGTVTINYGYREDIRWNAPYFQDDFVKIELYQRNYSGPDLLFGVITQATPNNGLLVNGINSDNYPNNFQGEYRVKIISLTTGSFAFSNYFNNFQD; this is translated from the coding sequence ATGAAATACAAAATTAACGCTAAACAGCTCATTAAGTTCTTCCTGCTAGGGATAGTAACTACGGTTTTTGTTTACTCCTGTAAAAAGGCAGACGAAACGGATGAAAAAGTCCAAATCAAAAAGAAAAAGGAAGCGATAATAGGTGGAAACCCTATTCCTATTACAAGAGTTCCATACCAGGTAAGGATAAATATTCCAAATGCTTCCGGTGGAGGGGTAATTTTAAGCAAAGACTGGATAGTCACTGCGGCCCATGTAGTTTATGGATTATCCGCATCTCAGGTAAATGTAGTCTCCGGAACGACAGATGTTACGCTTAATTCGGCAGGCCGGCAAGAGCGGACAGCAGACCAGATTATTATTCACAATGATTATTCTCCTTCAGGAACGCTTAACGATATTGCTTTAATACATCTCTCAGCACCTTTAACACTAAACGAGAGTACAGCCTCAATAGCATACGCCACAAACGAAAATATTGACATCACAAACACTACAGGTGCTTATGTTTCCGGTTGGGGAGTAATTGCGGACAATCCTGGTTCCAATCCTGATACAAGAACAAATGTATTATTTGGTGTAGGCGTTTTCTTATCGAATGTTGAACAAAAACTACTTTATACCCAGCCATACGACAACAGCATACAACAAGGACCTTGCTTTGGTGATAGCGGAGGCCCTTTAGCCACATCCTTAAAATACGATGGTAAAGAACATGTATTAATTGGTATTGTAAATGGTTGGGGAAACTGTAATATCGGAGCGAAAGGCTACGCCAGAATCTCATATTTCGCGCCTTGGATTTTAGAAAAAACAGGAATACCAGTTACCTATTTTAGCAAAGGACTTTCCGGTTACTTTTCTAAAAATGATTGCCCGTCAAATTTTATTCCGCAACAAAATAAAGTATTTTATAGTATAAGCCCGGCCGAGTTTCAATCTACTGTCAGTCAGGCTGATGCTAATGCACAGGCATTAAGTGCTCTAAACTCCAGGGGACAGGCCTATGCGAATCAATTCAGCTGCGGAGTTATCTACAACCTGACAGGTACTGTTACGATTAATTATGGATACCGGGAAGATATCAGATGGAACGCACCATATTTTCAAGACGATTTCGTAAAAATTGAACTCTATCAACGTAATTATTCAGGTCCCGATCTTCTTTTTGGGGTCATTACACAAGCAACTCCGAATAATGGTTTGTTAGTTAATGGTATAAATAGCGACAATTATCCGAATAACTTCCAGGGGGAGTACAGGGTTAAAATAATCTCCTTAACAACAGGGAGCTTTGCTTTTAGTAATTACTTTAATAATTTTCAGGATTAA
- a CDS encoding ABC transporter permease: protein MSKPYNNTKATLALAKASFRSIMRSPSAVVFTLAFPLVFILVFGFLGGGGVKVDLAIAPGSDLQNPIIKALEANSVVHILKDKDAEDIKTGLEKGHIDALIDVQKNPAGKPAYLADIKYTSASMDKGNILKSVVHNLMYTLNTKDVMPTVAQLNESTVQGRIYRTIDFILPGQLGFSLLSTGVFGTAFVFFSLRQTLVIKRFFATPVRKSSIVFGEGIARIGFALLGAVFIILIGHFFFHFTLINGAVTVLNMLLLSIIGLIVFMGFGFVVSGIAKSESTIPPISNIITLPQFLLSGTFFSIDAFPNWLQPISRALPLTYLNDAMRKVAFEGAGLWDVKHQILIMVIWGIGIYAVAVKVFKWE, encoded by the coding sequence ATGAGTAAACCTTACAATAATACTAAAGCTACCCTGGCCCTTGCGAAAGCAAGTTTCCGTTCGATTATGCGTAGCCCTTCGGCAGTGGTGTTTACCCTTGCCTTTCCTTTGGTCTTCATCCTGGTTTTCGGATTTCTGGGTGGCGGAGGAGTGAAAGTAGACCTGGCCATTGCTCCGGGATCTGACCTTCAAAACCCAATCATCAAAGCATTGGAAGCAAATTCAGTTGTCCATATCCTTAAAGATAAGGATGCTGAAGATATCAAAACAGGGCTGGAAAAAGGTCATATCGACGCCTTAATTGATGTGCAAAAGAATCCTGCCGGAAAACCGGCCTACCTGGCTGATATTAAATATACCTCGGCCTCTATGGATAAAGGTAATATCCTGAAATCTGTAGTTCATAACCTGATGTATACTTTGAACACCAAAGATGTAATGCCTACCGTAGCACAGCTTAATGAAAGCACGGTACAAGGAAGAATTTACCGCACTATAGATTTCATCCTGCCCGGGCAATTGGGGTTCTCCCTGTTGAGCACAGGTGTCTTTGGTACTGCATTCGTATTCTTCAGTTTACGTCAGACGCTGGTAATCAAACGTTTCTTTGCCACTCCGGTAAGAAAATCAAGTATTGTCTTTGGAGAAGGAATCGCCAGAATAGGTTTTGCCTTACTGGGCGCCGTATTCATTATCCTGATTGGTCATTTCTTTTTCCATTTTACATTGATCAATGGAGCAGTCACGGTATTAAACATGCTGCTGCTGTCCATCATCGGACTGATCGTCTTTATGGGCTTCGGTTTTGTGGTTTCCGGAATCGCTAAAAGTGAAAGCACCATCCCTCCCATTTCCAATATCATTACCTTGCCTCAGTTCTTGCTGTCAGGCACGTTTTTCTCTATAGATGCTTTCCCGAACTGGCTTCAGCCAATCAGCAGGGCATTACCTTTAACTTATTTGAATGATGCCATGAGAAAGGTAGCCTTTGAGGGTGCCGGATTATGGGATGTGAAACATCAGATCCTGATCATGGTGATCTGGGGGATCGGAATTTATGCGGTTGCGGTGAAGGTTTTTAAATGGGAGTAA